A single Denticeps clupeoides chromosome 7, fDenClu1.1, whole genome shotgun sequence DNA region contains:
- the b9d1 gene encoding B9 domain-containing protein 1 yields the protein MATSNPSVFLLMVNGQIETANFPEYDDLYCKYCFVYGHDWAPTSGLEEGISQIASKGRESSHDLVWNFPLEITFKSTNPFGWPQIVVSVYGPDTFGNDVVRGYGAVHIPLTPGRHTRTIPMFVPESTSRLQKLTSWLMGRRPEFTDPKVVAQGEGREVTRVHSQGFVTLQFNIVTKDMKKLGYDTGSAESAAGPSGERQPYVT from the exons ATGGCTACAAGCAACCCGTCTGTCTTTCTGCTGATGGTAAATGGCCAGATAGAGACAGCTAAC TTCCCAGAGTATGACGACCTGTACTGCAAGTATTGTTTCGTTTACGGACACGACTGGGCTCCCACGTCG GGACTGGAGGAAGGAATCTCTCAGATCGCCTCCAAGGGCAGAGAGTCTTCGCACGACTTGGTGTGGAACTTCCCTCTGGAAATCACCTTCAAGAGCACTAACCCCTTCGGAT GGCCTCAGATTGTTGTGAGTGTCTATGGCCCGGACACCTTCGGGAATGATGTAGTGAGAGGATACGGCGCTGTTCATATTCCACTCACCCCTGGCAG ACATACCAGGACTATTCCGATGTTTGTCCCGGAATCAACTTCAAGACTTCAGAAACTCACGAG TTGGCTGATGGGAAGGCGTCCAGAATTTACAGACCCGAAGGTCGTTGCCCAGGGAGAGGGACGGGAAG TGACCCGGGTCCACTCGCAAGGCTTTGTCACGCTCCAATTCAACATCGTAACCAAGGACATGAAGAAGCTGGGATACGATACAGGCTCAGCAGAGTCTGCAGCAGGCCCGAGTGGAGAACGGCAGCCATACGTGACGTGA
- the epn2 gene encoding epsin-2 isoform X2: MPSSTIRRQMKNVVNNYSEAEKKVREATSNDPWGPSSSLMSEIADLTYNVVAFSEIMSMIWKRLNDHGKNWRHVYKALTLLDYLIKTGSERVALQCKENIFAIQTLKDFQYVDRDGKDQGINVREKSKQLVVLLKDDDRLKGERSQALKTKERMAQVATSVGSNSQIGFGRGSSQPNLSTSYSEEYGRSEGSPASYHGSTSPNASSELEQARPQTSGEEELQLQLALAMSREAAEQEERMRRGDDLRLQMALEESRKDNTGKIIKKKKEPSLMDLMDSVPEASADPVSDPWGVPPGAAAAAAAAAAAAPAVSDPWQSYSVAPKPAAPVDPWGISSASATPLKSGDPWGPSSAPAVSDPWSTGPTTRPKAPGTGGFDPFSTSNGTSREDLSDFDRLRSSALTGDSKGKSALPSQTNTSASPDLFDLHTSGPIRKTPESFLGPNAALVNLDSLVTKPPQPAPVSNPFLAAGGAPASAPQVNPFQVNQPQPPTLNQMRVSPMMSSQGFSSIPPRSADPMPLSSLPPTGITSSMSMPQPLMSGGLQPPGAAAQAGGATNPFLL, translated from the exons ATGCCGAGCTCTACCATTCGGAGACAGATGAAAAATGTAGTGAATAACTACTCAGAAGCAGAGAAGAAGGTGAGGGAAGCCACCTCCAACGACCCATGGGGTCCCTCCAGCTCCCTCATGTCGGAGATCGCAGATCTCACGTACAACGTGGTGGCCTTCTCTGAGATCATGAGCATGATCTGGAAGCGCCTCAACGACCACGGCAAGAACTGGCGGCACGTCTACAAGGCATTAACCCTGTTGGACTACCTAATCAAGACCGGCTCGGAACGCGTGGCTCTGCAATGTAAAGAGAACATATTCGCCATCCAGACCCTGAAGGACTTCCAGTACGTGGACCGGGACGGCAAGGACCAAGGCATCAACGTGCGGGAGAAGTCCAAGCAGCTGGTGGTTCTCTTGAAGGATGACGACCGGCTGAAGGGTGAACGCTCCCAGGCCCTTAAGACCAAGGAGCGCATGGCGCAGGTGGCCACCAGCGTGGGCAGCAACAGCCAGATTGGCTTTGGCCGAGGATCCAGCCAGCCCAACCTCTCCACAAGCTACTCTGAGGAGTACGGCAGGTCTGAGGGGTCTCCAGCATCTTATCATGGAT CCACGTCGCCCAATGCGTCATCAGAACTGGAGCAGGCCCGGCCCCAGACCAGTggggaggaggagctgcagctGCAATTGGCCCTAGCAATGAGCCGAGAGGCAGCTGAGCAG gagGAGAGAATGCGTCGTGGGGATGACCTGCGGCTCCAGATGGCCCTGGAGGAGAGCCGTAAAGACAACACGGGAAAAAtcataaagaagaagaaagag CCATCTCTAATGGACCTGATGGACTCGGTCCCCGAGGCTTCCGCTGATCCGGTGTCCGACCCCTGGGGAGTTCCTCCaggagcagcggcggcggctgctgctgctgctgccgccgccccTGCTGTGTCTGATCCCTGGCAGTCATACA GTGTGGCCCCCAagccagcagctcctgtggaccCGTGGGGTATATCCTCAGCCTCTGCCACTCCTTTGAAAAGCGGTGACCCCTGGGGGCCCAGCTCTGCCCCTGCAGTGTCTGACCCTTGGTCCACCGGACCCACCACACGTCCCAAAGCTCCCGGCACAG GAGGCTTTGATCCTTTCAGCACATCTAACGGTACTTCCAGAGAGGACCTGTCAGATTTTGACCGTCTCCGTTCCTCAGCTCTGACCG GAGACAGTAAAGGCAAGTCCGCCCTTCCCTCCCAGACCAACACCTCTGCCAGCCCTGATCTGTTTGACCTGCATACCAGTGGCCCTATCAGGAAAACCCCAGAGTCCTTCCTGGGACCCAATGCAGCACTGGTGAACCTCGACTCTCTGGTCACCAAACCACCACAGCCAGCTCCAGTCTCCAACCCATTCCTGGCAGCCG GAGGAGCACCAGCCTCTGCCCCACAGGTCAATCCCTTCCAGGTCAACCAGCCACAGCCACCTACCCTCAACCAGATGAGAGTGAGCCCTATGATGAGCAGCCAAGGCTTCAGCAGTATACCCCCAAGAAGCGCAGACCCCATGCCCCTGTCATCCTTGCCCCCCACT GGCATCACATCTTCTATGTCTATGCCCCAGCCCCTCATGAGTGGGGGGCTACAGCCCCCAGGGGCAGCTGCACAGGCTGGTGGCGCTACCAACCCCTTCCTCTTGTGA
- the epn2 gene encoding epsin-2 isoform X1, translated as MPSSTIRRQMKNVVNNYSEAEKKVREATSNDPWGPSSSLMSEIADLTYNVVAFSEIMSMIWKRLNDHGKNWRHVYKALTLLDYLIKTGSERVALQCKENIFAIQTLKDFQYVDRDGKDQGINVREKSKQLVVLLKDDDRLKGERSQALKTKERMAQVATSVGSNSQIGFGRGSSQPNLSTSYSEEYGRSEGSPASYHGSTSPNASSELEQARPQTSGEEELQLQLALAMSREAAEQEERMRRGDDLRLQMALEESRKDNTGKIIKKKKEPSLMDLMDSVPEASADPVSDPWGVPPGAAAAAAAAAAAAPAVSDPWQSYSVAPKPAAPVDPWGISSASATPLKSGDPWGPSSAPAVSDPWSTGPTTRPKAPGTGGFDPFSTSNGTSREDLSDFDRLRSSALTGDSKGKSALPSQTNTSASPDLFDLHTSGPIRKTPESFLGPNAALVNLDSLVTKPPQPAPVSNPFLAAGGAPASAPQVNPFQVNQPQPPTLNQMRVSPMMSSQGFSSIPPRSADPMPLSSLPPTGIVTVMPMAGVAPLAPVGSMMPAMGITSSMSMPQPLMSGGLQPPGAAAQAGGATNPFLL; from the exons ATGCCGAGCTCTACCATTCGGAGACAGATGAAAAATGTAGTGAATAACTACTCAGAAGCAGAGAAGAAGGTGAGGGAAGCCACCTCCAACGACCCATGGGGTCCCTCCAGCTCCCTCATGTCGGAGATCGCAGATCTCACGTACAACGTGGTGGCCTTCTCTGAGATCATGAGCATGATCTGGAAGCGCCTCAACGACCACGGCAAGAACTGGCGGCACGTCTACAAGGCATTAACCCTGTTGGACTACCTAATCAAGACCGGCTCGGAACGCGTGGCTCTGCAATGTAAAGAGAACATATTCGCCATCCAGACCCTGAAGGACTTCCAGTACGTGGACCGGGACGGCAAGGACCAAGGCATCAACGTGCGGGAGAAGTCCAAGCAGCTGGTGGTTCTCTTGAAGGATGACGACCGGCTGAAGGGTGAACGCTCCCAGGCCCTTAAGACCAAGGAGCGCATGGCGCAGGTGGCCACCAGCGTGGGCAGCAACAGCCAGATTGGCTTTGGCCGAGGATCCAGCCAGCCCAACCTCTCCACAAGCTACTCTGAGGAGTACGGCAGGTCTGAGGGGTCTCCAGCATCTTATCATGGAT CCACGTCGCCCAATGCGTCATCAGAACTGGAGCAGGCCCGGCCCCAGACCAGTggggaggaggagctgcagctGCAATTGGCCCTAGCAATGAGCCGAGAGGCAGCTGAGCAG gagGAGAGAATGCGTCGTGGGGATGACCTGCGGCTCCAGATGGCCCTGGAGGAGAGCCGTAAAGACAACACGGGAAAAAtcataaagaagaagaaagag CCATCTCTAATGGACCTGATGGACTCGGTCCCCGAGGCTTCCGCTGATCCGGTGTCCGACCCCTGGGGAGTTCCTCCaggagcagcggcggcggctgctgctgctgctgccgccgccccTGCTGTGTCTGATCCCTGGCAGTCATACA GTGTGGCCCCCAagccagcagctcctgtggaccCGTGGGGTATATCCTCAGCCTCTGCCACTCCTTTGAAAAGCGGTGACCCCTGGGGGCCCAGCTCTGCCCCTGCAGTGTCTGACCCTTGGTCCACCGGACCCACCACACGTCCCAAAGCTCCCGGCACAG GAGGCTTTGATCCTTTCAGCACATCTAACGGTACTTCCAGAGAGGACCTGTCAGATTTTGACCGTCTCCGTTCCTCAGCTCTGACCG GAGACAGTAAAGGCAAGTCCGCCCTTCCCTCCCAGACCAACACCTCTGCCAGCCCTGATCTGTTTGACCTGCATACCAGTGGCCCTATCAGGAAAACCCCAGAGTCCTTCCTGGGACCCAATGCAGCACTGGTGAACCTCGACTCTCTGGTCACCAAACCACCACAGCCAGCTCCAGTCTCCAACCCATTCCTGGCAGCCG GAGGAGCACCAGCCTCTGCCCCACAGGTCAATCCCTTCCAGGTCAACCAGCCACAGCCACCTACCCTCAACCAGATGAGAGTGAGCCCTATGATGAGCAGCCAAGGCTTCAGCAGTATACCCCCAAGAAGCGCAGACCCCATGCCCCTGTCATCCTTGCCCCCCACTGGCATAGTCACTGTGATGCCCATGGCTGGTGTGGCCCCTCTAGCACCTGTGGGTTCCATGATGCCAGCCATGGGCATCACATCTTCTATGTCTATGCCCCAGCCCCTCATGAGTGGGGGGCTACAGCCCCCAGGGGCAGCTGCACAGGCTGGTGGCGCTACCAACCCCTTCCTCTTGTGA